From one Verrucomicrobiota bacterium genomic stretch:
- the larE gene encoding ATP-dependent sacrificial sulfur transferase LarE produces the protein MLAGYESCLVAYSGGVDSVLLAAMANKILGPRSLAVIADSPSLPRRELQEALDIARRFNIPVRVTRTSEFDNPNYLANPVNRCYFCKHALFTELEPIAKAEGFRVIAYGENASDLGDHRPGATAAAEFQIRAPLKEAGLTKNEIRELSTRLGLPTADKPQLACLSSRIPYGEAVTPEKLAIIERAEEAIRQLGFKEFRVRHHQASAGLPLARIELAPAEMEHFLESGVRESLAKALQSAGYQHVTLDLLGYRRGSLLEAAPIHFRPVPTDNHR, from the coding sequence ATGCTCGCCGGTTACGAGAGTTGCTTGGTGGCGTATTCGGGCGGAGTGGATTCGGTCCTGCTCGCGGCCATGGCGAATAAGATCCTGGGTCCCCGATCCCTCGCTGTGATCGCAGATTCTCCCAGCCTCCCGCGCCGAGAGCTGCAGGAGGCCTTGGACATTGCCCGAAGGTTCAACATCCCCGTCCGCGTTACCCGCACCTCGGAATTCGACAATCCCAACTACCTCGCGAATCCCGTCAATCGCTGCTATTTCTGCAAACACGCGTTGTTTACAGAGCTTGAACCCATCGCCAAGGCCGAAGGTTTCAGGGTCATTGCCTACGGAGAAAACGCTTCCGATCTCGGCGATCACCGCCCTGGAGCCACCGCCGCCGCCGAGTTTCAGATCCGGGCCCCGCTCAAAGAAGCCGGTTTGACCAAGAACGAGATCCGCGAACTCTCCACTCGATTGGGTTTGCCAACCGCCGACAAGCCTCAACTGGCCTGCTTGAGCTCGCGCATCCCATACGGCGAAGCCGTCACTCCCGAAAAACTGGCCATCATCGAACGGGCCGAAGAAGCCATTCGCCAGCTTGGTTTCAAAGAATTCCGAGTCCGCCACCACCAAGCGTCCGCCGGACTTCCCCTGGCCCGCATTGAACTCGCCCCGGCTGAAATGGAGCACTTCCTGGAATCCGGCGTGCGGGAATCCCTCGCCAAAGCGTTGCAATCCGCTGGCTATCAACACGTCACTTTGGACCTGTTGGGATACCGCCGCGGCAGTCTCCTGGAAGCGGCACCCATTCATTTCCGCCCCGTCCCAACCGATAATCATCGGTAG
- a CDS encoding c-type cytochrome, with protein sequence MPETLVCPNSTRSPKPSRPGIRASLRSALLLFLGIATPSLTLTARAEVIIPGIQAARLQGVEAGIVLIQELNCFGCHSPGTGEGFKSKPRLGPDLADAGSRLELQWIRAFLEQPHQLKPGTPMPNMLQAFPVQERPKMIDRLVHFLADQSGHQPDEPVAASDAIIEQGRQLYHRVGCVACHAPFDTPTGLATPLKQGVNPEPSLPTLAASIPLGDLATKTTVRSLARFLMDPLKTRSTGRMPSLGLSDPEASAIAMYLVRAQAVSGSEAPARQLSGVAYQYFEGDFREHPPDFAKLVPVAAGTSTNFSLEMRQRDAHFALRFSGTITITNAGTYTFFTDSDDGSLLNIGKTTVVTNDGFHAATERWGSIHLDQGEHPIEVLYFNGGGESLLRVLYQGPRLPKRPIPATALSHLAVPMTPAGRVPFTLDMTKVMEGREVFSTIGCAQCHSVPGGQARTQFAPSFRSLADSKAGCLSAAPPVKAPRYNLSESQRIAIAAALRNPSWLDRNMPPSTSASLTMASLHCYACHSRDGLGGPDGDRLEYFLTEGQLDLGDEGRIPPHLTGVGSKLREEALRNALNEGFRTRPYMQTRMPLFGDHQVSGFLAWFSLADAFVGAQQPPPFSAAYAKHGRTLVGTDGLSCISCHNMDGKRSLGIPAMDLAHVGPRLRYDWFRRYLLDPASLRPGTRMPAFWTEGKSSKPGILGGDPEKQIQALWTYLQSPKLTGLPEGLIQPKQELIPSQEPILYRNFITGAGPRAIEVGYPEKVNLAFDAENVRLALVWQGGFMDASRHWTGRGEGSEPPLGHSVIPMPSAPAFAVLPSPDAPWPAVPGRNNDFKMMGYELDAKRRPKFLYRFGTLQIEESFEPIPSDLDHGLRRSFILRGLTSDRSVWMRALEGRTIVTHEGPTWLADGRVRLQLLQPPTHNAVVRKLPGDRRELIVPIPKDAATTTLTMEIQW encoded by the coding sequence ATGCCGGAAACTCTGGTCTGCCCTAACTCAACCCGTTCTCCAAAGCCGTCAAGGCCTGGAATTAGAGCCTCCCTTCGCTCGGCACTGCTCCTCTTCCTAGGAATCGCCACTCCTAGCCTGACCCTCACGGCGAGAGCCGAAGTGATTATCCCCGGAATCCAGGCCGCCCGACTCCAAGGCGTGGAGGCCGGCATCGTCCTCATTCAAGAACTCAACTGTTTCGGATGCCATTCTCCGGGAACAGGGGAAGGGTTCAAATCCAAGCCGCGTCTCGGTCCCGATCTGGCCGATGCCGGCTCCAGGCTCGAACTTCAATGGATTCGCGCTTTCCTCGAACAACCGCACCAACTCAAGCCCGGCACACCCATGCCCAATATGCTGCAAGCCTTTCCCGTGCAAGAGAGGCCCAAAATGATCGACCGGCTTGTCCACTTCCTGGCCGACCAGTCCGGCCACCAACCGGACGAACCCGTCGCCGCCAGCGATGCCATCATCGAGCAAGGCCGCCAACTCTATCATCGCGTTGGCTGCGTGGCGTGCCATGCCCCTTTCGATACACCCACCGGCTTGGCCACCCCCCTCAAACAAGGAGTCAATCCCGAACCCTCCCTCCCCACTTTGGCCGCTTCCATTCCCCTGGGCGATCTCGCCACCAAAACGACCGTCCGCTCGCTGGCGCGGTTTCTGATGGACCCCCTCAAAACACGTTCAACCGGGCGCATGCCTTCACTCGGGCTTTCCGACCCCGAAGCCTCCGCCATCGCCATGTACTTGGTCCGCGCCCAAGCCGTCTCCGGTTCCGAAGCACCTGCCCGCCAATTGTCCGGTGTCGCTTATCAGTATTTCGAGGGCGATTTCAGAGAACACCCTCCCGACTTCGCCAAACTGGTCCCCGTCGCCGCCGGCACTTCCACAAACTTTTCACTCGAGATGCGCCAGCGTGATGCCCATTTCGCGTTGAGATTCTCCGGCACGATCACCATCACCAATGCCGGCACGTACACCTTTTTCACCGATTCCGACGACGGATCCCTGCTCAACATCGGGAAAACCACCGTCGTCACCAACGACGGTTTCCATGCCGCCACCGAGCGCTGGGGTTCGATCCATCTCGATCAAGGCGAACATCCCATCGAAGTCCTGTATTTCAACGGGGGCGGTGAATCACTCCTCCGCGTACTCTATCAAGGCCCGCGCCTGCCGAAACGCCCCATTCCCGCCACGGCCCTCAGTCACTTGGCGGTTCCCATGACACCGGCCGGACGGGTGCCGTTCACCCTCGACATGACCAAAGTCATGGAGGGCCGCGAAGTCTTCTCAACCATCGGTTGCGCTCAATGTCACTCCGTCCCCGGCGGACAAGCACGAACCCAATTCGCTCCCTCGTTTCGATCGCTGGCCGATTCCAAAGCGGGCTGCCTTTCCGCCGCGCCTCCGGTCAAAGCTCCTCGCTACAACCTTTCCGAATCTCAACGCATCGCCATCGCCGCCGCGCTCCGCAACCCCTCCTGGCTGGACCGCAACATGCCCCCCTCCACTTCGGCCTCGCTCACCATGGCCTCCCTCCATTGCTACGCGTGCCATAGCCGCGACGGACTCGGCGGACCTGACGGCGACCGACTCGAGTATTTCCTCACCGAAGGGCAGCTTGATCTCGGGGACGAGGGCCGCATTCCTCCACACCTGACCGGAGTCGGCTCGAAGCTTCGTGAGGAAGCGCTCCGCAACGCACTCAACGAAGGCTTCCGCACCCGGCCCTACATGCAAACCCGGATGCCGCTCTTCGGCGACCACCAGGTCTCCGGCTTTCTCGCATGGTTCTCGCTCGCCGACGCCTTCGTCGGCGCCCAACAACCCCCGCCCTTCTCGGCGGCCTACGCCAAACATGGACGCACTCTGGTCGGCACGGACGGACTCTCTTGTATCTCTTGCCATAACATGGACGGAAAAAGATCGCTCGGCATTCCCGCCATGGATCTGGCCCACGTCGGACCGCGGCTCCGTTACGATTGGTTCCGACGCTACCTGCTCGATCCCGCCTCGCTCCGGCCCGGCACACGCATGCCCGCCTTTTGGACCGAAGGAAAAAGCTCCAAACCTGGCATTCTTGGCGGAGATCCCGAAAAACAAATCCAAGCGCTTTGGACCTACCTGCAATCCCCCAAACTCACGGGATTGCCCGAAGGACTCATCCAACCCAAACAAGAACTCATCCCTTCTCAGGAACCCATCCTCTACCGCAACTTCATCACCGGTGCAGGTCCTCGCGCCATCGAGGTGGGCTATCCGGAGAAAGTGAACCTCGCCTTCGATGCCGAAAACGTCCGGCTCGCCCTGGTCTGGCAAGGCGGGTTCATGGACGCCTCCCGCCATTGGACCGGCCGGGGCGAAGGATCCGAGCCGCCCCTGGGACACAGCGTGATCCCCATGCCCTCCGCACCGGCCTTCGCCGTCCTTCCCAGCCCGGACGCCCCCTGGCCCGCCGTACCGGGACGAAACAACGACTTCAAAATGATGGGCTACGAGCTCGACGCCAAACGCCGCCCGAAGTTTCTCTATCGATTTGGAACACTCCAGATCGAAGAATCCTTTGAACCCATTCCATCCGACCTCGATCACGGTTTGCGTCGCTCCTTCATCCTCCGCGGTTTGACCAGCGATCGATCCGTTTGGATGCGAGCCCTCGAAGGCCGCACCATCGTCACCCACGAAGGACCCACCTGGCTGGCCGATGGCCGAGTCCGCCTCCAACTCTTGCAGCCACCCACCCACAACGCGGTCGTCCGCAAGCTGCCCGGAGATCGCCGCGAACTCATCGTGCCCATCCCGAAAGACGCCGCTACAACCACGCTTACGATGGAGATCCAATGGTGA